CGGCCCCGGCACGGACGCGGAAATGCCCGTCGGTGAGCGCACCGAGGAGCAGGCGGCACGCCTGCTCCCCGATCAGCACAAGAGCCGTCACCGCACCCTTCCGGGCCGTATCGTTCCCTTCCCGCAGGACGCACAGGAGCGGTTTGACCGCCACCTCGCCCATCATGCCGAGCGCCCGCACCACGACACGCCCCTGGCGCCAGTCCTCCTGGAGGAGCGCAGCGGTAAGCGGCTCGATTGCTGCCGGGTTCCCGATCTTGCCGAGCGTTGCGGCCGCTCCCATCCGGATCGCCGGAGCGGCGGCGCGGAGAGCCAGGACCAGCGGCTCGACGGCGGGATCCCCGATGCCGACAAGCGCCCGTGCCGCTCCGAGGCGGATGTGCCAGTCCCGGTCCTGGAGAGCGTCGATGAGCGGTACGACCGCCGGCTCCCCGATCATCTTGAGCGCCTCGATCGCCTTTCTCTGCCCGCCGTCCTGCTCGGTGCGGAGTTCGTGGATCAGCCTGCTGACTGCAGGCGCCCCGATCATGCCGAGCGCCCGCGCCGCACCTATCTGGATCGCGCTGTCGGGATCGTTGAGCGTCCGGATCAGCGGCTCGACGGCCCCGGCCCCGATCTCGGCGACAGAGGCCCATTGCTCCTTTGCAATCAGGTAGCAGACGGTCTCGCTCTCGGTCCCCGGCACCCATCCGGCTCTTCCGAGGACCTCCGCCGCACCCAGCCGCACAAGGTAACGCTCGTCTGAAAGCGCCTCCGTGAGATCGGCGACGGCCGGTCTGCCGGCCCGGGTGAGCGTATCGATCGCCTCCAGGCGGACGACGTCGTTTTGGTGTCCCAGTACCCCGATGAGCGGGCCGACGGCCGCATCCCCAATGCCGATAAGCACTTCCCCGGCCCGCTGCCGGATCCGGGGATCGTCGTTCCCGAGCGCCTCGACCAGCGCATCGAGGGAAGACTCCCCCATCGCCCCAAGGATCTCGGCTGCAGTCTGCCCGATGTCGGGACGCCCGAGACCGGGGACGAGCGGACCGGCGGCAGGACGCCCGATCCTGACCAGCACCCCGGCGGCCGTTTTGCGGAGCCGGGTCTTGTCCAGTGCCTGGATCAGTGGTTCCACTGCCGCTTCCCCGATCCGCACCAGCGTCTCTTCCGCCGGCCCACGGAGGTTCTTTCTGCCGAGCAGGCGGATCAGGGGGGGAACCGCAGGAGCCCCGAGACAGGCCAGCGACTCTGCGGCCCCGGCCTGCACCCCGGTATCAGGATCGCCGAGCCGCGCCACCAGGAGGTCGGCGGCGGGGGCCCCGAGATCCACGATCTCCGACCACCGCTGCAACGCGATCAGGTAGACGGCCTGTTCCTCTACTCCCGTGGGAGCCCACCCGAGCCTCTCAAGGACCGTGGCAGCCCCCATGCGGGTCAGGAAGTTCTCATCGCCGAGTGCTTCGACAAGCGGCGGGAGTGCCGGGTCGCCGATCCCGGTGAGCGCCGCCGCCGCTCCCGCATGCCCGTCGCCGTCCTCACCGAGGAGGGGGATGAGCGAGCCTATCGCAGGCGCACCGATGCCGACCAGGGCATCGACGGCCTTCCGGTGAAGGCGGTCGCCGCCGCTCCTGACGAGTTCGATGACGGCCGGGACCGCCTCGGGCGCCTCGAGCCTGCCCAGGACCTCGACGGCGTTCTCCCGGGCGGCCCCGGCCTCCCCTTCGAGCAGTCCGAGGACAGGGGCCACGGCCGGTTTCCCGATGGCAACGAGCGCATCCGCCGCCACCGGGGCAACGGCATCATCGGCGAGGGCGTCCACGAGCGGCCTCACAGCCGCCGGATCGCCGATCTCGCCGAGTGTCGCCGCAGCCTCGCCGCGTATTCGGTCGTCGTCGCCGTTGAGCGTCCTGATCAGGGGAACGACTGCCGGCGCGCCCATCAGGGCAAGTTCCATCCACTCCTCCCGGGCAATCAGGTACCATGCCCGCTCGGCGTCGCTCCAGGGTTCCCAGCCCGTCTCGACCAGGATCGCGGCGACCTGGCCGCGTATCCGGGACCTGCCGGATGTCAGTGCCTGGATCAGGGACGGGACCGCCGCCTCCCCGAGCGCACCGAGAATCTCCCGGAGCGCCTCCCGCGCCTCCCCGTCCGTACTGTCCAGGGCACGGATGCATGCCTCCGCCGCCGGCTCCCCGATCTTGACCAGGGCCGCCGCCGCCGTGCCGCGGAGGTTCTTTCTGCCAAGCAGCCGGATGAGCGGATCGACCGCAGGGAGACCGATCTCCGCGAGCGCCATGGCCGCCATCGGCCGGACCTCGTCGTCTGCTTCGTGCAGGAGATCGACCAGGGGGCCGACTGCGGGCTCGCCGACTTCCCCGAGGGTCCGGGCGGCATTCCACCAGACCTCCTTATCCGGGGACTTCAGGATGCGGATCAGAGGGGCGACCGCGGCTTCACCGTAGTCCGCGACATCAAGCCACGCCTCGCCGGCAATGAGGTAGCGGATTGCCCCGGCGTCGTCGGGTGCTTTCCACCCGAGTTCCCGGAGAACGGAAGCGGCAGATCTCCGGATGCTCCCTTCGGGCGCGTCAAGGGCCTCGACAAGAGATTGGATCGCCGCATCACCGATCTCCCGGAGTGCGTAGAGAGCGCCGAACTGCACCTCGCCGTCATCGCCGGCGAGCGCTGCGATGAGGGGCGGCACGGCGGAACCCCCGATACGCACGAGCGTGGCAGCCGCCCCAATCTGCGTCGCATCGTCCCCGAGCGCCGCGATCAGCGGCGGGATTGAATCTGTGCCGATCAAAGCGAGGGCTTCGGCGATACACCACCGCCTCCCGTCGTCTGCACGACCGAGGGCCCGGATCAGGGGAGCGACGGCGTCGGCCCCGCGTTCTGCGACGGCATTTACGGCACGTCCGCGGACACCGGCATCGTCACTGCCGAGGTCGTCGATGAGCGACTCCAGCGGGCGCTCCTCGTCCACGGCAGCATCATACGCAGGAGCGGGGATGCAGGCTACAACCGCCGGTTCGTTCTCCGGCAGGCAGAGATCGAACTCGACGATCCCGGGAGTGGGTTTGACATCTCCATCATCGAATTCGAACATTTGCATGAATTCGTCGTCGGTGAGGAAACCGGAATGCGGAGCAGACAGATCGTCCGGAGGAAGTTCAGGAAGTTCGTCCGGACCGCGGGAGATACCGTCACCCGGGCTTTCCCGGAGAGAGAAGTCCGAAAAGGGGTCGACGTCTTCCGACCCGCCGGGGGGGAGGGCTGCGTTCGCCTCTTCCGGGGAGAGGAGATCGTCGAACCGCCGGAGGGCATCGGGAACCTTCTCGAATTTCTCGAAAAGAATCGTCTCATCGCCAGACGGGAGATGCCTGCTCAGGAGCGGCTCAACGGGCGCACGGGGCGAGGGGGCTCCCTGGTCCGGGACACGGCCTCCCTGGTCGCCCTCCCTGCCGCTCTCTTCGGCACGACTTCTCTTTATCCAGTGCCTGAGGAACGAAGATCCGTGCGGTCCAAAGAGCCCGGGAAAGCACACGATAGGACATACGGCTTCAATTGTCGGAATCTCCGGCATTCCCGGCACCCCTGCACTGAGCAGAAGGAGAAGAAGGCATGTGATTCCGAAGATCGCATATATCAGGCTACGGGATGTCCCGAAGGTCGCACAACCACCATCGGGCCCGGGCATGCACCCACCCCCACGATTCAACTGTTTTGCCGCCAAATCGTCAATTCTTGCTATGGAATCGGCGAAAAGACCATCCAGGAATGCTCGTGAGGCTTCGGCGCACATCATGAGAACTCTACATCTAAAAATTAAATATGTTTGTTTTCCGTGCCACATCAATAAGATAATATTTAAGTAGCACCTGTTCCAGGAGGTCAGCGTCCGCCCCCGGCCTTCCCCGCACCCGTGGCACCCAGGTAACGCTTGTACCGGACGAACCAGGGGGTATCGAGAACTCCGATGATGCCCTTGCTGACCATCTGACCGGCGATCAGGGGGAGCAGGGGAATTCCGGCGGTGAAGAAGGCGATGCTCACGAAGATGACGCTGTCGAGGGTCAGGAAGTTCGTCATGGCGATGAGGATGGCGAAAAGGATCTGCGAGAGGAGGGCAATGGCGACCCGGGTCATCGATCTCCCGTAGACCTCGTTGATCATATCGATCGCCTGCGCGACGAACGGGTAGATGAAGACGGAGGGGCGATGAATGTGGCGATACCGATATCGAACTCGATGAGCCGGGCAGCGATGATCTGTGAGGCGCCAGGGTAAATGATGTACAGGCCGGTGAGGGTGGCAAACCCGTACCCGGGATACCGCCTGACGACTGCGGCACCCGCATACGTCGCGATGGTGAGACTGATCACCCAGTACATCCAGACGGACGGTATCGGCACGGGCAGAACTCCATCGATAGGCAGAAGCCTTCAAAAAAGTGTTGCTCCGCCTACCGTATTAACCCTCATCTTCCGGCCGACCCGGAATAGCCGGTCAGAAGCCTTCGTTCATGATCCGGTCGAGCTCTGAGCGCTTGATTCGCCAGGATCCCCCGCACTTGACCGCCGGGATCCGCTCTTCCCGGATGAACTCCCGGATCCGACCGGGGGTGAAGTTCAGGGTCGAGGCAACGTCGTCGACGGTGAGCATCGCGTCGCCTGCGCTCTGGTGGTGGCCGCACCCGATCGTCTCCCAGTCCTCGTCCGGCAACATGATGGTGATGACCGGTTCGCCGTCGTCTCCCGGGGAGACCGCGGCCTTGAAGGTGAGGGTGGGAACGAGGCCGTTCTGGTAGAGGCTGACCTGGAACTCGAACTCCTCCTCGGTCGTCGTACGGGCTTTATCCCTGAACGCATGCAGGGTGTCCCATAAGTTCTCCGTGACGGTGTCCTGCGGGATGTTCGGGAACGGCACCATGCTCTGCGCGGCCCGTGCCGAGACCGCGAGGGGATAGGTGATGCCCATGTCCCTCCCCATCCGGGTGATCTCGATCAGATCCCCGTCGTCGATAGCGTCCTGGCGGGCCTTCCTCTGTTGCTCCGGGTCCGCCAGCCCCCAGGTGTCGGCCGGTGTCCTTAATCGTAATCTTCGCATCTCCATGGGTCATTCTCTCCGGGGTATTTTCGCGCTCTTCCATACCACTGTAGGGGTATCGATCATAAAAGATTTACCAAATATTTTGCGGTATTTTGCGATTTCTTTCGCGCTAAAGGCTTATTCTAAGAACCCCGGGAGCAAAATGCCGCCATAATTCGGCGAAATGCCGGACACAGTTGCCGGACGAGCGAATATCGGGCAAAAAATCCGGAAATAACGAAGGATACGGCCCGGAACGCCAACAGCGATCCCCGATCCAGGGGGGACGCCCCCGACAAAGCCTATATAGGAGCAGGGTGAGTCTTGAGCAGTGATTCCACCCGTGACGCCCGCCACCGGCGATGCCTACATAACACTTCTGGGACGCTCAACATGGGCGCTCGTCAACGCATATCATGCAGTCCTGCGGGAAAAGGGGTTGCGCCCCGAACGGGTCTCTATCGTCACCGAGGAACCCTACGCGCACGACGCATCGATCGCAGCCAGGGCGATCCGGATAGTCTCGGGGGGATACGGGTTCGCTCCGGAAGTCCAGGTGGAGGTCCTGCCCGAAGCGGACTTCGTACGAGCCGGGCAGACGATCCGCTCGCTTGCCCGGGACCTTATCCAACAGGGGTTCCGCGTGGCGATCGATATCACGTCGGGCAGGAAGGTCACGGTCGCCGGGGCGCTCATCGCGGTCTCGCTCGCGGGGCTTGACCTCCGGCACATCTATTACCTCGCCATGACGAGCACCGACGACGTCGCAAAACCGTATATGATGATCCCGCACCAGATCCAGAGGATCCGGGATATCATGGAGGATGCGGAGGCAAGATCATGAACGATGCGGTCATAAGGGAAGACGAGTTGCAGATACTCTTAAACAGCCTCGATACGATCCGCGTCTCGTACCCGCTCTACGAAGGGGACATCCTCGTCGCACGCCCCGAAGGGACCGGGTTTCGGCTCGAACTGCCTGCGTCCCGCGAGACCTTCAGGGACTGGCTCGCCGGGTATGAGCCGGTTGCCGGCGAACTCCCCTCCTACGCGGATCTCCAGGAGTGCATGTTTGCAAGCGGAATCGCACGTTACGTGAACCAGGCCACCTTTGATGCGATGCGCACATCCTATGGGCAGCTCAAGAAGGCCGTCTTCTTCGGCCTGGATACGAACCTCTTCTACCATGGGTTTGCATCGAACAACCCGGAGATCAATCATTCCTCCTACCTGATCGTCGATACCGTCCGGGACGAGATCACGTATGCCATCAACCGAAAGTACCCGGCAAAGATGATCGAGGAGATGACGGCGCATGCGCCCGACTGCCGGGAGTTCATCGGGGAACTCGAGAACAAGCGGATGAAGAGGTCCCGGAAAGCTGCATACCTCGCGCTGAAAGAGTACCGTTCCATCCGCGACCGGGCAACGGAGATCGCGTCGCCGGACCCGCACACGCATCTTTCCGAGGAGAACGACCGTAACATTGTGCGGGCGCTCCGGAAGTTCGAAGAAGAGCGGTATGCCCTTCCGGTTCTCCTGACCGCCGACATCTACATGGCGGACCTCTGCATGGCCGAGGGGCTCGAGTACTTCTACTTCGACCGCCCATACAGACTGGAGACGACAACCTGCACGGTGCCGGCATTCCGGCGGCTGCTCTTCAACCTCGCCGCCGTCTTCGGGTTCGTAGGCTGCAACGGTTTCACGATCTTCGGTGAGTACGGCGGGAAGGGCAACGATCTCGACGAACTGAAGGTGCGCTTCGAGGACGACGAGACCTACCGTGCATTCGGAAGGGAACTGGAGATATGCAGACAACTTGCGGCACTCGGCATAACAGGGTAGAAGCGGTCCTCTGCGACATGGACAACACCCTCTTCGACCTGGTGGGAGCGAAACGGGAGGCGTGCCGGTGCGTGGTCGACTACCTCGGGACCGGAGACCCGGAGACGCTCTTTTTGCAGTTTCTCCGCGGCGTTCACGGGTTTGAGGACCACAGAAACATACGCGACTATCTTGAAGAGCTCGGGGCATACCAGCCCGGTACGTTCGAGGTCTGCTGCCGCACCTACGAGGACGTGAAACTCGACCTGGTCGAGGCTTACCCGGGGGTCGAGGAGACGCTCCGGTGCCTCGCGGACGCCGGGATCGGGCTCGCGGTCGCCACCGACGCGGAGTCGTTCCAGGCACGCCGGCGGCTCGATAAGACCGGTCTCATCGATTACTTCGAGGTCGTGGTGACCCCCGAGGTATCGGGAAGACGAAAACCTGAGCCCGACTCCCTCCTCTACGCCCTCCGGCGGCTCGATACGGCTCCGGCGAAGGCGGTTATGGTCGGCGACAGCCTGGTCCGCGACATCGCCCCGGCGAGGCATCTCGGGATGGTGACCGCCTTTGCCGCCTACGGCGACTGGCGCCGGAACCGCGTAGCGGATGTAGAGGTCGATATCGTCCTTCGAGAGTTCTCCGAACTCCCTGGCCACGTGGGCATTACGGACCGGTGATCAGCAGAGCGGCGAGGGGGATTGCGAACCCTGCACCGGGAGCCGCGCCCCGTGGATGATGACCTGTTGATCGGTCTCCGCGATCTTGCCGAGAACGATCGCTTTTCCCGCCGGGGTCATCGCGAAGACCGGGATCGACGTCCCCGCCTGGAGGAGCGCGGTCTTCGCCGCCTCCTCCCGGATGTGCCGCGAAGCGCAGGCGGTGAGGAGGTCGGCCGCACCGGCCATCAGGGCCGCGTCCTCCCGCGAGATCCCGGTCGTATGGACTGCGACGATCACGGCGTCCGGGAACCGCTCCCGGATAGTCGCGGCCTCGGCGGCAACGGCGGTGGTCACGGCGATCCGCCGGTGACCGAGGGTTCTCGCCAGGGCGACACCGGCGGCCTGGTCGATGGCGGCGGTCGCTGGATCGAGGACGACGCCCCCGTTCTCCTCGATCCGTGCGATCACTTCCGGGATCGGGCTCGTCTTCACGAGCCCGGACATCCGGCCGCCGATCCCCTGGATGAGGGCGGGGTTCTCTGCAACCAGCGTCCCGGCCCCGTCGGAGGCGATCACCGCGGCGTCGAGATCTCCCCGCCGGACGGCGCTGCTCAGGAGTTCCGACGCCCCGAAGAGGACGAAGTCCGGTCCGGCAAGAACCTCGCGCTCCGGCGTGCACATCCCGAAGGACCGGATCCTTCCTTCGATGTTCTTGCGTATCGCTTCAGCCGTCATCTCCTCGACCGGGCAGGCAAACCGCCGTGCCAGCGGGCAGTCCTGTATCTGCGGCGTCCCGACCTCGACCACCCGGCCGTTCCGGATCACGACCCGGCACTTCCCGGCGGCCTCTATGATGTGTTCGTCACGGTCGCTCATGGAGAGAGTTGAGCGGGCACAGGAATAATGGTGACCCTCCCGGTCCCGGGTAAATGCTTATCAGATAGGCCTTCCTTGTGAGTGTAGAGAGTAGATGATACGCTTACAGCAGGAAGACGGGGTGAGGAGACACGGGCCGGATCTGTAGCCCGTTCGTCGTGCTCGAGTGCAGCCGGCAGTGCGGCTTCTCCCGGGTCTACAACGAGCCCACCGAAGAGCAGAGTGCCGAGATCGCCGATATGAAGACCTGCCCGGTCTGCGGCGCCCCCGTCCGGCGAAGGTTCTTTTGACGGCGGAACCCATGCCGGCGAAGCGCTACTGGGAGATCGATCTCGCCAGGGGCGTCGCCGTCGTGACGATGATCCTCTTTCACTCCGCCTTCGACCTCAACTTCTTCGGCGTCCTGCCGCTCGACGTCTCCGGCGGATTCCTCCGGATGCTCGCCTACCTGACCGCATCGATCTTCATCTTCCTCGTCGGGGTCTCCTTCACCATCAGTTACGCCAGAGCGGAGCGACAACTCGCCGGGCGGGACCTCGTGCTCAAGTACGTCCGGCGCGGCCTCTCGATCTTCGTTCTGGGCCTCGTCATCACCGCCGTCACCTGGCTCTTCCTGCCGTCCGTCTACGTCGTCTTCGGCATCCTGCATTTCATCGGTGTCGCGATCATCCTTGCGCCGCTGTTTGCGCGCTTTAGCACAACAAACCTCATCCTCGCGAGCATCGCCTGCGTCATCGCCGGCTACGCCGCAAACGCCGTCCCGGGCCCCTGGCCCCTTCTCTGGCTCGGCATCCACCCGGAATCCTTCGCGAGCCTCGATTACGTGCCGCTCCTCCCCTGGTTCGGCCTCGTCCTGGTCGGCATGGCCTGCGGGTCCCTCTTCTACCCGGACGGACGGCGGGGTTACACGCTCCCGGCGACGGGGCCGGCGTTTGCCCGGCCGCTCGAGTTCCTGGGCCGGCACTCGCTCGTCATCTACTTCCTGCACCAGCCGGTTATCCTGCTCCTGATCGCGATGCTCGCGCCGGGGGCGGTGCAGGGGTTCTGGTGAGGGGGTTGAGTCGTTGTGATGCAGGGATGTCCAGTAGATAGTGCACCTTGCACCTAACGATGCTCACGCTCCTGCCTCCGACCAGTCGCGCTCCGAACCGTCGCATCCTGCGGACAGTCGTTCCTTCGGAACATTGCTCACTCCCGTGCACGGCTTTCCAGTGGATATCGCACCTTCGGTGCTCCAGCTCCGTTCCTGCCGGAACGTCGCGTATCGCCACGCGGGGAGGGGCTGACGGGGAGTGCGAGTGAAGCGAGCTTGAGCACCGATAGGTGCGAAGGGGGGACACGCCCCCCTCCCCTGTCTCCCCCTCATAGGGCATATCTGTAAACCCCACCCCGCCCGGCCTCCGGCCTCCTCCTCTGCACCTCCGGTGCTCAAACTCCTGCCGTTCGCTACGCTCCCGGCAGTCGTTCCCCGCCCCCTGGGGCGGGGGCAGTGCGTGGCGATAGGCGATGTCCCCACGGGACATCGCTGGGGAAGACCGAAGGTCTTGGACTGGCGACTGGCCGAAGGGCAGGAGCAGGAAAAGACCAGAAGTCTTGGAGTGGCGGCGTTCTGGTAGAACAACTAGCCGTAGGACAAGATTTCAAGCCCCGGTGAGAGAGCCCGACCATGAGAACCAATCAAACTCCAAATCACAACCGAAAAAATCGGGGGAGATCACCCCCAATCACCCCCCTCACTCCCCAAACAGCGGAACGTCCGAAAACGCCCCGACGTCGAAGACCCCGCGCTCCGTGACACGGACCTCAGGGATGACCGTCAGGGCGAGGAACGAGAGGTACATGAAGGGGTTCGCGATCGCCCCGAGCCGCCTGGCGTGCTCCTCGAGAGCCGCGAGGCGCCGCACGACCTCGTCGTGGGGAAGCGCCGACATCAGCCCGGCGCACTCGAGGGGGAGCGCGGTCACGTCGTCTCCGGAGACAACTGCGAGCCCTCCTCCGAGCCGGACCACCTCGCCGATGGCCCGGACGATATCGGCGTCGCTGACCCCGACGGCGACGATGTTGTGGGAGTCGTGGGAGACCGACCCGGCGAGCGCCCCTTCCTGGAGACCGAAGCCGTGGACGAGCCCGACGCCGGAGCCGCCCGCCCGGTAACGGTCGGTGACGACCGCTTTGAGGATATCGCGGCCGAGATCGGGGATACCGGCGGCGTCCACCGGGAAGCGCAGGTCCCGGGTCGTGATCTGGCCGGGCACGATCCCGATCACCCGCGCCTCTCCCCGGCCGGTGAGGCGGATATCGCGGGGCTCCGGCACGCGGGCGTGCAGGGGGGCCGCGGGGCAGGCGGGCTCGCGGTAGCCGGGGTCGATTACCTCGACGCCGCGCTTGAACGTCCGCAGGACGCGGAAGCGGTCGGGATCGTCGACGACGCAGAAGTCGGCAAGTCTCCCCGGCGCAAGGGCACCCCGGTCGTGGAGCCCGAACCGTCCGGCGGCGGAGAGCGTCGCCATACGGAGCGCCAGTTCGACCTCGAGGCCGCACGCGACCGCAATTCTTACGCAGTCATCGATATGCCCCTCTCCGGCAAGCATATCGGCATGACGGTCGTCGGTGGCAAAGCAGCACCGCGGCGCCGTGCAGGCGTTCACAAGCGGCAGGAGGTCCCTGAGGTTGTGCTCCGTCGAGCCTTCCCGGATCATGACGTACATCCCCCGGAGGAGTTTCTCCCGGGCCTCCGAAAGCGTCGTGCACTCGTGGTCGCTCCGGACCCCGGCGTAGATATAGGCGTTCAGGTCCTTCCCGGCGAGGAACGGTGCATGGCCGTCGATCACCTCGAAGAGGTCCATCTTCGCCCGGAGGTCCTCGTCGCCGGCGAGGACGCCGGGGACGTTCATCACCTCGGCGAGCATGTACTCGATCCCCGGCACTCCGCAGACGTTCGCGATCTCGTGGGGGTCGGCGATCACGGTCGTCGTGCCGTGTCGAAGGACGAGCCGGGCATACTCCGCCGGCGCGAGGAGCGAACTCTCGATGTGGACGTGGGCGTCGATCAGCCCGGGCACCACGTAGGCCCCCGAAAAGTCGTACTCCCGCTTCCCCTGATAGTCCCCGAGACCGACGACGTAGCCGTCCTTCACCGCGAAGTCCACGCGCTCCCAGGCGCACGCGAACGGGTTGAAGACCTCGGCCCCGGAGAAGACGGCATCCGCCGGTTCAAGTCCCCGCGCCGCCGCGAGTCCGGCCGGGATCAGGCTGCTACCTCCAGGTCGCGGATGACGGACGTCCTCCGTTCGTCGCCGACGAATATGGTCAGGAAGACCTTGTATGAGCCGGGCTGCAGGTCTACCGGGATCGTGTATTCGTTCTCTCCCCGGTCGAGGTCGATATACCGCGCTTCGGAGAAGGCCTCGTGCTGTTCAAGCCCGACCACCTCCATGATCGTTACCTGGAGCACGGCGTTCTCAACGGGCTCGCCGGTTTGCTCCACATGGACCTGCAGGGCGTCGCCGCTGTAGGTCACCTCCCCAAATGCCGTGGAGAGGCAGCCGGCAGTCCCGACGAGGGCGGCAAGGACCAGTATCAGAAGACTCACGTATTTGCTGGACATTCGCTCGGAGAACCGGAGAACCGCATGCCATGCCGGCGCGAGCATGGGCCATGTGAACTCTCCGGTCCTGCAGATTCACCTCCACTCTATTCATTCACAATTTTGGTTGCTATTATTAATATATTGTGAAAAAAACGGGCATTGCAAAAGTTTCGGATTCCAGGCCACCGGAGGGGATGCGGAATTTTCGCGGGTCGTGCCGTACAGGTGCAGGTGCCCGTCCGGTTCGCTCCCGGGAGACGAACGTGGTGCGAGAACCGGCCGATCGGCAGGAGCGCGGGGCACCCGGGATACATCGGACGACGGTCGGGGCGCCCAAACCGTGAGGCCGTGCTGTAGCGGACCCCGCCGGTACTCCGCCCGGAGGAGCCCGCAGTCCCGGAGGAATATGAATAAAATCGGTAAAATGCGGAATAAGCAGCGTTTCGATCCCGGGTAATATTTAATATAATTGAATTATTATAATTTGGTTAGAATGCGTGAGGCAGACAGGGACACCCGCCTGTACCGGATATTTCATGAGCTTCAGGAGAAGGGGCTGATCGACCGCAAGAGAAGACTGGTGAGGTGTATCTTCACATGCTCCATGCGGGGATGCCCGGCGCTCAACTGCATCCGCTACCGGCGTTCGTTCTACGAAAGAAACCTCTCCCGGGCAAGTGACGACACGCTCCGGTTCGTGCTGCTCCACGAAGAGGGGCACGTGAGAAAGGGCTCTTCCCTTCTCTCCGCCCTCCCGGCACTCCCGGTTCTCCTGTGCCTCATGCTCTTTGGGCATCCGTCCCTGCAGGCGGCAGGCCTCCCCGCCGCAAAGTTAGCCTTCATCACCCTCCTCCTCCCGACCGTCTTCCTCGCCTACCGGATATACTATTGCCGCATGTATGACGAGGAGTTCACCGCCGACCGGTACGCGGCAGATGCGATGAGGTGCTGCTACCGGATCAGGGACCCCGGAGCCCTTCTCCAGAACCTCCTCTCCGGTCTACTGGC
This portion of the Methanoculleus oceani genome encodes:
- a CDS encoding HEAT repeat domain-containing protein — encoded protein: MPEIPTIEAVCPIVCFPGLFGPHGSSFLRHWIKRSRAEESGREGDQGGRVPDQGAPSPRAPVEPLLSRHLPSGDETILFEKFEKVPDALRRFDDLLSPEEANAALPPGGSEDVDPFSDFSLRESPGDGISRGPDELPELPPDDLSAPHSGFLTDDEFMQMFEFDDGDVKPTPGIVEFDLCLPENEPAVVACIPAPAYDAAVDEERPLESLIDDLGSDDAGVRGRAVNAVAERGADAVAPLIRALGRADDGRRWCIAEALALIGTDSIPPLIAALGDDATQIGAAATLVRIGGSAVPPLIAALAGDDGEVQFGALYALREIGDAAIQSLVEALDAPEGSIRRSAASVLRELGWKAPDDAGAIRYLIAGEAWLDVADYGEAAVAPLIRILKSPDKEVWWNAARTLGEVGEPAVGPLVDLLHEADDEVRPMAAMALAEIGLPAVDPLIRLLGRKNLRGTAAAALVKIGEPAAEACIRALDSTDGEAREALREILGALGEAAVPSLIQALTSGRSRIRGQVAAILVETGWEPWSDAERAWYLIAREEWMELALMGAPAVVPLIRTLNGDDDRIRGEAAATLGEIGDPAAVRPLVDALADDAVAPVAADALVAIGKPAVAPVLGLLEGEAGAARENAVEVLGRLEAPEAVPAVIELVRSGGDRLHRKAVDALVGIGAPAIGSLIPLLGEDGDGHAGAAAALTGIGDPALPPLVEALGDENFLTRMGAATVLERLGWAPTGVEEQAVYLIALQRWSEIVDLGAPAADLLVARLGDPDTGVQAGAAESLACLGAPAVPPLIRLLGRKNLRGPAEETLVRIGEAAVEPLIQALDKTRLRKTAAGVLVRIGRPAAGPLVPGLGRPDIGQTAAEILGAMGESSLDALVEALGNDDPRIRQRAGEVLIGIGDAAVGPLIGVLGHQNDVVRLEAIDTLTRAGRPAVADLTEALSDERYLVRLGAAEVLGRAGWVPGTESETVCYLIAKEQWASVAEIGAGAVEPLIRTLNDPDSAIQIGAARALGMIGAPAVSRLIHELRTEQDGGQRKAIEALKMIGEPAVVPLIDALQDRDWHIRLGAARALVGIGDPAVEPLVLALRAAAPAIRMGAAATLGKIGNPAAIEPLTAALLQEDWRQGRVVVRALGMMGEVAVKPLLCVLREGNDTARKGAVTALVLIGEQACRLLLGALTDGHFRVRAGAADALDRLGWSPEAGAETVHYLIAKERWGDLVRVGPPAVEPLVAVLNDRDDSIRRRAAKVLGEIGDPRTVPALMPLLHDDYYSVRREAAAALVSIGTPATGPVASALGDPDGDVRKRAADVLAEIGDARVIEALEGISDDEDWYARRAAENAVERIRERAGEGSGDL
- a CDS encoding helix-turn-helix domain-containing protein, producing MEMRRLRLRTPADTWGLADPEQQRKARQDAIDDGDLIEITRMGRDMGITYPLAVSARAAQSMVPFPNIPQDTVTENLWDTLHAFRDKARTTTEEEFEFQVSLYQNGLVPTLTFKAAVSPGDDGEPVITIMLPDEDWETIGCGHHQSAGDAMLTVDDVASTLNFTPGRIREFIREERIPAVKCGGSWRIKRSELDRIMNEGF
- a CDS encoding HAD family hydrolase is translated as MQTTCGTRHNRVEAVLCDMDNTLFDLVGAKREACRCVVDYLGTGDPETLFLQFLRGVHGFEDHRNIRDYLEELGAYQPGTFEVCCRTYEDVKLDLVEAYPGVEETLRCLADAGIGLAVATDAESFQARRRLDKTGLIDYFEVVVTPEVSGRRKPEPDSLLYALRRLDTAPAKAVMVGDSLVRDIAPARHLGMVTAFAAYGDWRRNRVADVEVDIVLREFSELPGHVGITDR
- a CDS encoding methanogenesis marker 8 protein translates to MSDRDEHIIEAAGKCRVVIRNGRVVEVGTPQIQDCPLARRFACPVEEMTAEAIRKNIEGRIRSFGMCTPEREVLAGPDFVLFGASELLSSAVRRGDLDAAVIASDGAGTLVAENPALIQGIGGRMSGLVKTSPIPEVIARIEENGGVVLDPATAAIDQAAGVALARTLGHRRIAVTTAVAAEAATIRERFPDAVIVAVHTTGISREDAALMAGAADLLTACASRHIREEAAKTALLQAGTSIPVFAMTPAGKAIVLGKIAETDQQVIIHGARLPVQGSQSPSPLC
- a CDS encoding heparan-alpha-glucosaminide N-acetyltransferase codes for the protein MTAEPMPAKRYWEIDLARGVAVVTMILFHSAFDLNFFGVLPLDVSGGFLRMLAYLTASIFIFLVGVSFTISYARAERQLAGRDLVLKYVRRGLSIFVLGLVITAVTWLFLPSVYVVFGILHFIGVAIILAPLFARFSTTNLILASIACVIAGYAANAVPGPWPLLWLGIHPESFASLDYVPLLPWFGLVLVGMACGSLFYPDGRRGYTLPATGPAFARPLEFLGRHSLVIYFLHQPVILLLIAMLAPGAVQGFW